From the genome of Sporosarcina sp. 6E9, one region includes:
- a CDS encoding SprT family protein, with protein MTNEELQTPVKIISNDVFKKPFLHQAAHNPRLRTTGGRYMLADHSIEINPLVFKVHGMNELVGVIKHELCHYHLHLEGKGYKHRDEDFRKLLHETSSPRFCKPLAAQNKKSTSFYIYECESCKLKYKRKRRINVQKYRCGKCSGAISIQLEG; from the coding sequence ATGACGAATGAGGAATTACAAACACCCGTCAAGATAATTTCCAATGACGTATTTAAAAAACCATTTCTTCATCAGGCGGCACATAATCCGCGTTTACGCACAACGGGTGGTCGCTATATGCTTGCAGACCATTCAATCGAAATTAACCCATTAGTTTTTAAAGTTCATGGAATGAATGAACTTGTTGGGGTGATCAAACACGAACTTTGTCATTATCACCTACATTTAGAAGGAAAGGGATATAAACATCGTGATGAGGATTTTCGAAAATTATTACATGAAACATCCTCCCCTAGATTTTGTAAACCACTTGCGGCACAAAATAAGAAATCAACTTCCTTCTATATATACGAATGCGAATCATGCAAACTGAAATATAAAAGGAAAAGAAGAATCAATGTCCAGAAATATCGATGCGGAAAATGTTCTGGGGCTATTTCAATTCAACTTGAAGGGTGA